In Harmonia axyridis chromosome 6, icHarAxyr1.1, whole genome shotgun sequence, a single window of DNA contains:
- the LOC123683357 gene encoding histidine-rich glycoprotein-like, with product MKNPHFCCHKGEGKPKRKFKHQKGPHMKNYGNDEKQLLFELFKHFLKTRLDGEQRNQESHQEENSQVAEQCQASEEVEIVNSDEEHCERPGRKQKHCGKFGPFKRGKHHKHWGKHHHGHHKMMGHHGPHHHHPHHGMHHHHGFGGHHKC from the exons atgaaaaacccaCATTTTTGTTGCCACAAAGGAGAAGGAAAACCCAAGCGAAAATTCAAACACCAGAAAGGTCCTCACATGAAAAACTACGGAAACGATGAAAAACAGTTGTTATTCGAACTGTTCAAACATTTTCTGAAAACGAGGTTGGATGGAGAACAAAGAAACCAGGAAAGCCATCAAGAAGAAAACTCTCAAGTTGCCGAACAATGCCAAGCATCTGAAGAAGTTGAAATTGTGAATTCGGACGAAGAGCACTGCGAACGGCCAGGAAGAAAGCAGAAACATTGCGGAAAATTCGGCCCTTTCAAAAGAG GTAAGCATCACAAACACTGGGGAAAGCACCATCATGGACATCACAAAATGATGGGTCATCACGGACCCCACCATCATCATCCACACCACGGTATGCACCACCATCATGGTTTCGGCGGACACCACAAGTGTTGA
- the LOC123683359 gene encoding histidine-rich glycoprotein-like, with protein MGVGPHHHHHHDHHDHCGPPPPPPFGPHFGPPHHHGPHHGPEIHIEPRMFPVPHMDIHIDPPHHHHHHSPPWEHHHHHHHHGHHGHHW; from the exons ATGGGTGTAGGACCTCATCACCATCACCATCATGATCACCATGATCATTGTGGACCTCCTCCACCACCTCCATTTGGGCCACATTTTGGACCTCCTCACCACCATGGACCTCACCATGGGCCTGAAATTCACATAGAACCAAGGATGTTCCCTGTGCCACATATGGACATACACATTGATCCAC caCATCATCACCATCACCACTCACCTCCTTGGGAACACCATCATCATCACCATCACCATGGACATCATGGTCATCACTGGTGA
- the LOC123683358 gene encoding uncharacterized protein LOC123683358, producing the protein MCDYDGGYYDGGYTEDIVTHDVVHHDIVHHDVVHDYYPHHVDYCAPHIDVFTPGIGIGVGVGGGYVGPVMTPMAPYPQQVVGYPAPAPVGVSYMQTAPAPVVYTREPEVTCCATCTIL; encoded by the exons ATGTGCGACTACGATGGAGGGTATTATGATGGTGGCTATACCGAAGATATAGTCACCCACGACGTGGTGCACCACGATATAGTCCATCATGACGTTGTCCATGACTACTACCCCCACCATGTGGACTACTGCGCTCCTCACATTGATGTTTTCACACCCGGTATAGGAATAGGAGTGG GGGTTGGTGGTGGTTACGTTGGTCCAGTTATGACCCCTATGGCTCCTTATCCCCAACAAGTTGTGGGTTATCCAGCGCCTGCACCAGTTGGTGTCAGTTATATGCAAACTGCTCCAGCTCCTGTTGTTTACACCAGAGAACCCGAGGTCACCTGTTGTGCCACTTGTACCATCCTTTGA
- the LOC123683350 gene encoding proline-rich receptor-like protein kinase PERK10, translating to MSLTRSNGELRVQIDASVLGLEEADDPTKNDHNPGITNFDNVSPAPPPIPQESQTAAPCQQGNQQSPSVTCSINLPPDPPPYSDLPIYTIPLSSPIYDPPPPYDPTMRRETFDPSDFPYQSYQPSRTSRFECKPDTLVPLGFCYCTLEQLIVTMAILGTFVFLGLGQFS from the coding sequence ATGTCTTTAACGAGGTCCAATGGGGAGCTAAGGGTACAAATCGACGCGTCTGTTCTTGGATTGGAAGAAGCAGATGATCCTACAAAGAACGACCACAATCCAGGAATAACAAACTTCGATAATGTCTCACCAGCTCCTCCACCAATTCCACAAGAATCCCAGACAGCTGCACCTTGTCAACAAGGCAACCAACAATCACCAAGTGTGACGTGCTCAATAAACTTGCCACCGGATCCTCCACCATATTCTGACTTGCCGATTTACACCATACCTCTCTCAAGTCCTATATACGACCCTCCACCACCTTATGATCCGACCATGAGACGCGAAACCTTTGACCCTTCGGATTTCCCCTATCAGAGCTACCAACCTAGTCGAACTTCGAGATTCGAGTGTAAGCCTGATACTTTGGTCCCTCTGGGTTTTTGTTATTGTACTCTAGAACAACTGATTGTTACAATGGCAATTTTAGGAACATTTGTATTCTTAGGTTTGGGACAGTTCTCTTGA